Proteins from a single region of Hymenobacter aquaticus:
- a CDS encoding RES family NAD+ phosphorylase, protein MRLYRLGKHPYIQDLTGQGGLYYSGRWHEKGTQILYTSEHLSLAKLEVLANSPSLPRNYFALTLEVPEGTPFKEVQVEQLPPNWQQLPYPLELAQLTRAWLEEGTFWIMKVPSAHAPNEWNYLLNPLHPDHAQLKVVALEPHPFDARLKPDLGSK, encoded by the coding sequence ATGCGCCTTTACCGGCTCGGCAAACACCCTTACATCCAGGATCTGACCGGCCAGGGCGGCCTGTACTACTCGGGCCGCTGGCACGAAAAAGGCACCCAGATTCTCTACACCTCCGAGCATTTATCGTTGGCCAAGCTGGAAGTGCTGGCCAACTCGCCCTCGCTGCCGCGCAATTACTTCGCCCTGACGCTGGAAGTGCCCGAGGGCACTCCGTTCAAAGAAGTGCAGGTGGAGCAGCTGCCGCCCAACTGGCAGCAGCTGCCCTACCCCCTGGAGCTGGCCCAGCTGACGCGCGCCTGGCTGGAGGAAGGCACGTTCTGGATTATGAAGGTACCCTCGGCCCACGCGCCCAACGAGTGGAACTACCTGCTCAACCCGCTCCACCCCGACCACGCCCAACTCAAGGTGGTAGCCCTGGAGCCCCACCCGTTTGACGCCCGCCTGAAGCCGGATCTGGGCAGCAAGTAG
- a CDS encoding ATP-binding cassette domain-containing protein, with translation MTPYFHQEPVLTLDGISMSYHGEVVLRDISAQVLNVVRPGLTQGQVVGFYGRSGIGKSVLCRIIAGLTAPATGSVRVGEEQHPVQAGDVGLVQQRYPLFNHRTLTDNLLLAAARKHEPEAARREVQAYLERFRLDLHGRKFPAQLSGGQRQRAAIAQQLLCSDHLILLDEPFSGLDVAMIDEVKKIILEVTTMDELNTVVIVSHDIATTTALSDTLWLMGYERDAAGQLLPGATISKDHQYDLAGMGLAWHPNVEAEPEFNRFVEELKGEIRAA, from the coding sequence GTGACTCCTTACTTCCACCAGGAACCCGTTTTGACGCTCGACGGAATTTCGATGAGCTACCACGGCGAAGTGGTGCTGCGCGACATCAGCGCCCAGGTCTTGAACGTGGTGCGGCCGGGCCTGACCCAGGGCCAGGTCGTGGGCTTCTACGGCCGCTCGGGTATCGGCAAGTCGGTGCTCTGCCGCATCATTGCCGGCCTCACGGCGCCGGCTACGGGCTCGGTACGGGTCGGGGAGGAGCAGCACCCGGTGCAGGCCGGCGACGTGGGCCTGGTGCAGCAGCGCTACCCCTTGTTCAACCACCGCACCCTCACGGATAACCTGCTGCTGGCCGCCGCCCGCAAGCACGAGCCCGAGGCCGCCCGGCGCGAAGTGCAGGCCTACCTGGAGCGGTTCCGGCTCGACTTGCACGGCCGCAAGTTCCCCGCCCAGCTCTCGGGCGGGCAGCGCCAGCGGGCCGCCATTGCCCAGCAGCTGCTGTGCTCCGACCACCTCATCCTGCTCGACGAGCCCTTCTCCGGCCTCGATGTGGCCATGATTGACGAGGTAAAGAAAATTATCCTCGAAGTCACCACGATGGATGAATTGAACACGGTCGTCATCGTCTCCCACGACATTGCCACCACCACGGCCCTCTCGGACACGCTCTGGCTGATGGGCTACGAGCGGGACGCCGCCGGCCAGCTTTTGCCCGGGGCCACCATCAGCAAAGACCACCAGTACGACCTGGCCGGCATGGGCCTGGCCTGGCACCCCAACGTGGAAGCCGAGCCGGAGTTTAATAGGTTTGTGGAGGAGTTGAAGGGGGAGATTCGGGCAGCCTAA
- a CDS encoding ABC transporter permease — protein MKELFAPNAQPSRPVFATMVGAQLLVLVLLWVFFPLQIFPSLGQVLRALSDLITTQGLLQELWASMTTALQALAIGTGLALGISYLTALPFFRPIAYAATKMRYLTLTGLTFFMALLLSSGHQVKLSVLVFATTVYLVTGMTSVILTTTQEEMDHARTLGLGEWRSFLEVVVRGKLDLMLEVVRQNFAIIWTMITLVETLYQSEGGIGLLLYKQNRYLHLDGVLAIQLVILATGALQDYVFVLLRRVFFPHSALTAAQG, from the coding sequence ATGAAAGAGCTATTTGCCCCCAATGCCCAGCCCAGCCGCCCGGTGTTTGCCACTATGGTCGGGGCCCAGCTGCTGGTGCTGGTGCTGCTCTGGGTGTTTTTTCCGCTGCAGATTTTCCCCAGCCTGGGCCAGGTGCTGCGAGCCCTGAGCGACTTAATCACGACCCAGGGCTTGTTGCAGGAGCTCTGGGCCAGCATGACCACGGCCCTGCAGGCGCTGGCCATCGGCACGGGGCTGGCCCTGGGGATTTCGTATCTGACGGCCCTGCCGTTTTTCCGGCCGATTGCCTACGCCGCCACCAAGATGCGCTACCTCACGCTCACCGGCCTCACGTTTTTTATGGCCCTGCTGCTCAGCTCGGGCCACCAGGTCAAGCTCTCGGTGCTGGTGTTTGCCACCACGGTCTACCTCGTGACGGGCATGACCAGCGTGATTCTGACCACCACCCAGGAGGAAATGGACCACGCCCGCACCCTGGGCCTGGGCGAGTGGCGCAGCTTTCTGGAAGTCGTGGTGCGGGGCAAGCTGGATCTGATGCTGGAAGTGGTGCGCCAGAACTTCGCCATCATCTGGACCATGATTACGCTGGTCGAAACCCTCTACCAGTCGGAGGGCGGCATCGGGCTTTTGCTCTACAAGCAAAACCGCTACCTCCACCTCGACGGCGTGCTGGCCATTCAGCTGGTCATCCTGGCCACCGGCGCTCTGCAGGACTACGTGTTCGTGCTCCTGCGCCGCGTGTTTTTCCCCCATTCGGCCCTGACGGCGGCACAGGGCTAA
- a CDS encoding HAMP domain-containing sensor histidine kinase: MTLKNRIRLSVLTMLLLLLIVGVYSYNVLHGLDRRARHVRQANLHSVELGRQMLWALSGLSQQPARPTALSEFRRALTREGANITEPGEAELVDSLTQNLADYQRLLDNQAPLAQRQAELLQLQAQTNRLLTLNLAASGRQGEEATRTVRAAKTTLLLILVLSTVLGVSLVLRLPRIVVRPLRRLSADIELATDPGTAARLPIERQDELGNVAQAFNRVLGQMQDLRTASRAELLMQRNRMESIVQGLDEGLLLIDQNRRIILVNPVASELLGQPAEALIGQLAADVARHNEFLQTLLSAEAQAPQRDAPEPPEYTVMRHGQEAYYRLSVQPILSYNELTSQTEFVGHILSLRNISDFKKLDQVKSNFLATVSHELKTPLASINLSLKLLQDERTDTAERQRIAGGIRLETQRLLRMVGELIDVSRLDAGVGIKLNPEPVALALVMDYADDTIMAQLEDKQLELCYALPDDLPAVRADLEKTTWVVINLMANAIRYSPPGEQIHISAEQRGNLVQVSVRDCGPGIPAEYHERIFQRFAHIPNKAGEKSGSGLGLSISREFITSQGGELWVESQPGSGSVFHFTLPVMG; encoded by the coding sequence ATGACCTTAAAGAACCGAATCCGGCTGAGCGTGCTCACCATGCTGCTGTTGCTGCTCATCGTGGGCGTGTACAGCTACAACGTGCTCCACGGCCTGGACCGCCGGGCCCGGCACGTGCGCCAGGCCAATCTGCACTCTGTGGAGCTGGGCCGGCAGATGCTCTGGGCCCTGAGCGGCCTGAGCCAGCAGCCGGCCCGCCCTACGGCCCTCTCGGAGTTTCGCCGGGCCCTGACCCGGGAAGGGGCCAATATCACCGAGCCGGGCGAGGCCGAGCTGGTCGACAGCCTGACCCAGAACCTGGCCGACTACCAGCGTCTGCTCGACAACCAGGCCCCGCTGGCGCAGCGCCAGGCCGAGCTGCTCCAGCTTCAGGCCCAGACCAACCGCCTGCTCACCCTGAACCTGGCTGCTTCGGGCCGGCAGGGTGAGGAAGCCACCCGCACGGTGCGGGCCGCCAAAACCACTTTGCTACTGATTCTGGTGCTGAGTACCGTGCTCGGGGTTAGCCTGGTGCTGCGCCTGCCCCGCATCGTGGTGCGCCCGTTGCGCCGCCTCAGCGCCGACATCGAGCTGGCCACCGACCCCGGCACCGCCGCCCGGCTGCCCATTGAGCGGCAGGATGAGCTGGGCAACGTGGCCCAGGCCTTCAACCGGGTGCTGGGCCAGATGCAGGACCTGCGCACGGCCAGCCGGGCCGAGCTGCTGATGCAGCGCAACCGCATGGAAAGCATCGTGCAGGGCCTCGACGAAGGCCTGCTGCTCATCGACCAGAACCGCCGCATCATCCTGGTCAATCCCGTGGCCAGTGAGCTGCTGGGCCAGCCCGCCGAGGCCCTGATCGGGCAGCTGGCCGCCGACGTGGCCCGGCACAACGAGTTTCTGCAAACCCTGCTCAGTGCCGAAGCCCAGGCCCCGCAGCGCGACGCGCCCGAGCCGCCCGAATACACCGTCATGCGGCACGGGCAGGAAGCTTATTACCGCCTGTCGGTGCAGCCGATTCTGTCCTACAACGAGCTGACCAGCCAGACCGAGTTCGTGGGCCACATCCTGTCGTTGCGCAATATTTCCGACTTCAAGAAGCTGGATCAGGTCAAGTCCAACTTTCTGGCTACCGTCTCGCACGAGCTCAAAACCCCGCTGGCCAGCATCAACCTGAGCTTGAAGCTGCTCCAGGACGAGCGCACCGACACGGCCGAGCGCCAGCGCATTGCCGGCGGCATCCGCCTCGAAACCCAGCGCCTGCTGCGCATGGTGGGCGAGCTGATCGACGTCTCGCGCCTCGACGCGGGCGTGGGCATCAAGCTCAACCCCGAGCCCGTGGCCCTGGCCCTGGTCATGGACTACGCCGACGACACCATCATGGCCCAGCTCGAAGACAAGCAGCTTGAGCTGTGCTACGCGCTGCCCGACGATTTGCCCGCCGTGCGCGCCGACCTGGAAAAAACCACCTGGGTGGTCATCAACCTCATGGCCAACGCCATTCGCTACTCACCCCCGGGCGAGCAGATCCACATCAGCGCCGAGCAGCGCGGGAACCTGGTGCAGGTCAGCGTGCGGGACTGCGGCCCCGGCATCCCGGCCGAGTACCACGAGCGGATTTTCCAGCGCTTCGCCCACATTCCCAACAAGGCCGGCGAAAAAAGCGGCTCCGGCCTGGGGCTGAGCATCAGCCGGGAGTTCATCACCTCCCAGGGCGGCGAGCTGTGGGTGGAAAGCCAGCCCGGCAGCGGCAGCGTGTTCCACTTCACCCTGCCGGTGATGGGGTAA
- a CDS encoding sigma-54-dependent transcriptional regulator encodes MPTGTLLIIDDETRLRQLLSRVLELEGYTVLQAPDARRGLEMLQQHADEVLVVLSDVKLPDAHGVELIPKLRARCPEAEIVLMTAFGTIPDGVQAMKQGAFDYLTKGDSDDQLVVIVERAADKARLQRRVAELERKVGAQHSFETMIGESAALRAAQHLARQVAVTDSTVLLEGPTGAGKELFAQAIHQASPRRLKPFVAVNCSAFPKDLLESELFGYKKGAFTGALTDKKGLLEEAHGGTLFLDEIGELELTVQAKFLRVLETQTFTKLGATTPTAVNVRIVAATNRNLKLEAQEGRFRPDLYYRLSVFTIDVPPLKARPADVPVLARHFLQYFAARLKKRLPGLDAECLRLLQAYDWPGNVRELKNVLERAAILTPDNELVAAGLLPTEFYTLPDAIRATDDPHDRSLRAVEARHIREVLADVEGNKTEAARQLGIGLTTLYRKLQEYGLTA; translated from the coding sequence ATGCCCACCGGTACCCTGCTCATCATCGACGACGAAACCCGCCTGCGCCAGCTCCTGAGCCGGGTGCTGGAGCTGGAAGGCTACACCGTGCTCCAGGCTCCCGACGCCCGGCGCGGCCTGGAGATGCTCCAGCAGCACGCCGATGAAGTCCTGGTCGTGTTGTCCGACGTGAAGCTGCCCGATGCCCACGGCGTAGAGCTGATTCCGAAGCTGCGGGCCCGCTGCCCGGAGGCCGAAATCGTGCTGATGACCGCCTTTGGCACCATTCCCGACGGGGTGCAGGCCATGAAGCAGGGCGCTTTCGACTACCTGACCAAGGGCGACTCCGACGACCAGCTGGTCGTCATCGTGGAGCGGGCCGCCGACAAGGCCCGGCTGCAGCGCCGGGTGGCCGAGCTGGAACGCAAAGTCGGGGCCCAGCACAGCTTCGAGACGATGATAGGGGAGTCGGCAGCCTTGCGGGCGGCCCAGCACCTGGCCCGGCAGGTAGCCGTGACGGATAGCACCGTGCTGCTGGAAGGCCCCACGGGCGCGGGCAAGGAGCTGTTTGCCCAGGCTATTCACCAGGCCAGTCCGCGCCGGCTCAAGCCCTTCGTGGCCGTCAACTGCTCGGCCTTTCCCAAGGATTTGCTGGAAAGTGAGCTGTTTGGCTACAAGAAAGGCGCCTTCACCGGGGCCCTCACCGACAAGAAGGGCCTGCTGGAAGAAGCCCACGGCGGCACGCTGTTCCTGGACGAAATCGGGGAGCTGGAGCTGACCGTGCAGGCCAAGTTTCTGCGCGTGCTCGAAACCCAGACCTTTACCAAGCTGGGGGCCACCACGCCCACGGCCGTGAACGTGCGCATCGTGGCCGCCACCAACCGCAACCTCAAGCTCGAAGCCCAGGAAGGCCGCTTCCGCCCCGATCTGTACTACCGCCTCTCGGTCTTTACCATCGACGTGCCCCCGCTGAAAGCCCGGCCGGCCGACGTGCCGGTGCTGGCCCGGCACTTTCTGCAGTACTTCGCCGCCCGCCTCAAAAAGCGCCTGCCGGGCCTGGATGCCGAGTGTCTGCGCCTATTGCAAGCCTACGACTGGCCCGGCAACGTGCGGGAACTGAAAAACGTGCTGGAACGGGCCGCCATCCTCACGCCCGACAACGAGCTGGTGGCCGCCGGCCTGCTGCCCACCGAGTTCTACACCCTGCCCGACGCCATCCGGGCGACCGACGACCCCCACGACCGGAGTCTGCGGGCCGTGGAAGCCCGCCACATCCGGGAGGTGCTGGCCGACGTGGAAGGCAACAAAACCGAGGCCGCCCGCCAGCTCGGCATCGGCCTGACCACGCTCTACCGCAAGCTCCAGGAGTACGGCCTGACGGCCTGA
- a CDS encoding porin: MKFSFLLALGLLVSPFARAQQPALPDSAAAEAVTVLPAGLTIYGFADGYYGYDFTGKAPQRPGFLYAHNRNNEFALNNAVLGLRYEEARVRGALALHTGTYVEANYANEPTVLRNIYEAYAGFRPTAKSWLDLGIFSSHIGFESALSKDNWTLTRSLMAENSPYYETGARFTYEFSPQLTATALVLNGWQQIRDVNRSKSLGTQLQWKPTEKWLLNSSTYYGNDQPQSELRRRRFFHDFYVTYTATDKLAVAAVFDVGTQQTEEKPRNDTWLTGALLARYRFAPTWTVAGRLEAYSARDGVIIQTIRPTPSNSNTQLTGASLNVDYAPTSHLTARLEGRLLHSSLELFDNGGRRPGHTYGNVTSSIALSF, translated from the coding sequence ATGAAATTCTCCTTCCTTCTGGCCCTGGGCCTGCTTGTTTCCCCTTTCGCCAGAGCCCAGCAGCCGGCTTTGCCCGACTCGGCCGCGGCGGAAGCCGTTACGGTATTGCCCGCCGGGCTGACCATCTACGGCTTTGCCGACGGCTACTACGGCTACGATTTTACCGGTAAAGCCCCCCAGCGGCCGGGGTTTCTGTACGCGCATAACCGCAACAATGAGTTTGCCCTCAACAACGCCGTGCTGGGTTTGCGCTACGAGGAAGCCCGGGTGCGCGGGGCCCTGGCCCTGCACACCGGCACCTACGTGGAGGCCAACTACGCCAACGAGCCCACCGTGCTGCGCAATATCTACGAGGCTTACGCCGGCTTCCGGCCCACGGCCAAGTCCTGGCTCGACCTGGGCATCTTTAGCTCCCACATCGGCTTTGAGTCGGCGCTGAGCAAGGACAACTGGACCCTGACCCGCTCGTTGATGGCCGAAAACTCGCCCTACTACGAAACCGGGGCCCGCTTCACCTACGAATTCTCGCCCCAGCTCACGGCCACCGCGCTGGTGCTCAACGGCTGGCAGCAGATCCGGGACGTGAACCGGTCCAAGAGCCTGGGCACCCAGCTGCAGTGGAAGCCCACGGAGAAATGGCTGCTCAACTCCAGCACGTACTACGGCAACGACCAGCCCCAGAGCGAGCTGCGCCGCCGCCGGTTTTTTCACGACTTCTACGTGACCTATACTGCCACCGATAAGCTTGCCGTGGCCGCCGTATTCGACGTGGGCACCCAACAGACCGAGGAAAAGCCCCGGAATGATACCTGGCTGACCGGGGCCCTGCTGGCGCGCTACCGGTTTGCCCCGACCTGGACCGTAGCCGGCCGCCTGGAGGCTTATTCCGCCCGCGACGGAGTTATTATCCAGACGATCCGGCCCACACCGTCGAATTCCAATACCCAGCTGACAGGTGCTTCCCTGAACGTGGATTACGCCCCGACTTCCCACCTGACGGCCCGTCTCGAAGGCCGGCTTCTGCACAGCAGCCTGGAGCTGTTCGACAACGGCGGCCGCCGGCCGGGCCACACCTACGGCAACGTAACGAGCAGTATTGCCCTGAGCTTTTAA
- the parS gene encoding type II RES/Xre toxin-antitoxin system antitoxin has product MTITRKTPVATMVDLMGGGAVIPQLVHNELDLLAVALKGLSVQALRALQQRLGFSNKEISVVLGVSESTLARREQAKRALTLDEAEKTIQLSAVLAKGLDVFEDQDDFHHWLDTPNPALGGVRPKELLSSAIGREQVREILGRIEYGIYS; this is encoded by the coding sequence ATGACTATCACGCGTAAAACTCCCGTAGCCACGATGGTTGACCTGATGGGCGGTGGCGCCGTTATTCCGCAGCTGGTGCACAACGAGCTGGATTTGCTGGCCGTGGCTTTGAAGGGCTTGTCGGTGCAGGCGTTGCGGGCGTTGCAGCAGCGCCTGGGCTTTTCCAACAAGGAAATCAGCGTGGTGCTGGGCGTGTCGGAAAGCACACTGGCCCGGCGCGAGCAGGCCAAGCGCGCCCTGACCCTGGACGAGGCCGAGAAAACCATTCAGCTCTCGGCCGTGCTAGCCAAGGGCTTGGACGTGTTCGAGGACCAGGACGACTTTCACCACTGGCTGGACACCCCCAACCCGGCCCTGGGCGGGGTGCGGCCCAAGGAGCTGCTCTCGTCGGCCATCGGGCGGGAGCAGGTGCGCGAAATCCTGGGCCGGATCGAGTACGGCATCTATTCGTAG
- a CDS encoding RNA 2'-phosphotransferase, which produces MERAQITRISKFLSLHLRHQPQALGLVLDEGGWVSVEQLLAGAARHGLPLTRAQLDEVVADNDKQRFAFDDSGLRIRAQQGHSVEIDLQLVAAPPPAVLYHGTVAAALPAIRTEGLQKMKRHHVHLSPEEATARRVGQRRGEPVILTIDAAAMQRAGFVFYESGNGVWLVDQVPPQYLQPR; this is translated from the coding sequence ATGGAAAGAGCCCAGATTACCCGCATCAGCAAGTTTTTGAGTCTGCACCTGCGCCACCAGCCCCAGGCCCTGGGACTGGTACTCGACGAGGGCGGCTGGGTGAGCGTCGAGCAGCTGCTGGCCGGCGCCGCCCGCCACGGCCTGCCCCTTACCCGGGCCCAGCTCGACGAAGTGGTGGCCGATAACGACAAGCAGCGCTTCGCCTTCGACGACTCCGGCCTGCGCATCCGGGCCCAGCAGGGGCACAGCGTGGAGATTGATCTGCAGCTGGTAGCCGCCCCACCGCCGGCCGTGCTCTACCACGGCACGGTGGCCGCCGCCCTGCCCGCCATCCGGACCGAAGGGCTGCAGAAAATGAAGCGCCACCACGTGCACCTCTCGCCCGAGGAGGCCACGGCCCGCCGCGTGGGGCAGCGGCGCGGCGAGCCGGTCATCCTTACGATTGACGCGGCGGCCATGCAGCGGGCGGGCTTCGTGTTCTACGAGTCCGGCAATGGCGTCTGGCTGGTCGACCAGGTGCCGCCCCAGTACCTGCAGCCGCGCTAA